A portion of the Bacteroides faecium genome contains these proteins:
- a CDS encoding DUF1735 and LamG domain-containing protein — MKLQQLYFISLGLLTGLLTGCNEDMENFSNNIYMNSIVPENILVKANIESEERSFQIAMARPESQDVSFTIKADPSLISQYEDIYYTSGVESLPENFYSFSATEGRIPAESIISTPITVKFTDINQLDIDKVYVLPVTITNANISILNSARTFYYVFKGASLINKVANINNNNVYVKWTNPDVVQGMAQLTAEALIRPHSFDNSISTLMGIEGKFLFRFGDNSPKNQLQIVTGEGASEHKTMIARDVQLEEWIHIAITYDANAKTIKAYYNGELVAEDNNVAFGPVDWGVEHSDESNGKPRCFWIGYSYNNERWLDADISEVRIWNRVLSAEEISAPNHAYEVDPASNGLAVYWKFNDGANTIKDYTMNGNDATASNPLTWIDVALPAKE; from the coding sequence ATGAAACTACAACAATTATATTTCATCTCATTAGGATTACTGACCGGATTGCTTACCGGATGTAATGAGGATATGGAAAATTTCTCCAATAACATCTATATGAATTCTATTGTTCCTGAAAATATATTGGTTAAAGCTAATATAGAATCGGAAGAGCGTTCATTCCAAATTGCCATGGCAAGACCGGAATCACAAGATGTTAGTTTTACAATCAAGGCCGATCCTAGTCTAATCTCCCAATATGAAGATATTTATTACACAAGTGGAGTAGAATCCTTACCGGAAAACTTTTACTCTTTTTCTGCAACTGAGGGAAGAATTCCTGCTGAAAGTATTATCTCCACTCCAATAACAGTAAAGTTCACAGACATCAACCAATTGGATATTGATAAAGTTTATGTACTCCCTGTTACAATTACAAATGCCAATATTAGCATTCTAAATTCCGCTCGCACATTCTATTATGTTTTCAAGGGTGCATCACTTATCAATAAAGTTGCCAACATTAACAATAACAATGTTTATGTGAAATGGACAAACCCTGATGTTGTACAAGGGATGGCACAGCTGACAGCCGAAGCTTTAATTCGTCCACATAGCTTTGATAACTCAATTAGTACATTAATGGGTATTGAGGGAAAGTTCTTATTCCGGTTCGGTGATAATTCTCCTAAAAATCAATTGCAGATTGTAACAGGAGAAGGTGCTAGCGAACATAAAACAATGATTGCTCGTGATGTACAATTGGAAGAGTGGATTCATATTGCTATCACTTATGATGCTAATGCCAAAACTATTAAAGCATATTATAACGGAGAATTAGTTGCAGAAGATAATAATGTAGCATTTGGTCCTGTTGATTGGGGAGTAGAACATTCGGACGAATCAAATGGAAAACCACGTTGCTTCTGGATTGGTTATTCATACAACAATGAACGCTGGCTGGATGCAGACATATCAGAAGTACGCATCTGGAATCGAGTATTAAGCGCAGAAGAAATTAGTGCTCCTAACCATGCTTATGAAGTAGATCCTGCGTCAAATGGATTGGCCGTCTATTGGAAGTTCAATGACGGTGCAAATACTATCAAAGATTATACAATGAATGGCAATGATGCTACTGCTTCCAATCCTTTGACATGGATAGATGTAGCCCTTCCAGCCAAAGAGTAA
- a CDS encoding BT_3987 domain-containing protein encodes MKHIDILKSSILYVTFACLSAMFTACQDDIIIPSGNQNTFDNVEGTFGSVKSAAGAKALTTININGDKAGAGHLYFELSKAADKDITVTFKVDEAALTAYNEANGTSYVMYPTNKLTLENDGIVTIPAGKRKSASVELNILSGGTVGSTYAVAVSATASDGINMASNNQSYIYLVKPLAAIPDTQKGEVKTLCYIEVNNENILNVGEYTMKESGKPFFDVVSVFAANIRLNAEGKPYIHCNPQVTFVLENADKLIRPLQEKGIKVNLSILGDHTPAGMRSLGDEAAKDFAKELKAYVDIYGFDGIDFDDEYSEYDKVPGHPGLVPASQEQYSRLVYECRKIMPNTSLGIYWYQSDDYPRGDIEGKTVNEIVDYAVYGMYGGWNPLSTDLLEKKKQCPYAIRLSNGISYNTSYLNNIKADWGYFAFYDLQASKIYDTKISEIGKILYNDEVVWSGQVYGRTDFTSSETTARIDYKYYLGEWEVTSGTSFKWNNTSWSSWGGTMKYTIRIEENVKDESYYVYGWAPPYNQITDKYPLLMNYIAETASLSIPIPQTIHKPDATDPLLWQLCLGTLGDSKQINSWKREDKEGTIVSSFGNGERLYLDHRPATNSQSTMIPFCSNDNGTTWLYIHTNFGDQHPKNNFTLKKK; translated from the coding sequence ATGAAACATATTGATATCTTAAAATCATCCATACTCTACGTAACATTCGCATGTTTAAGTGCAATGTTTACAGCTTGCCAAGACGACATTATTATACCGTCCGGAAATCAAAATACCTTTGATAATGTAGAAGGAACATTTGGAAGTGTCAAATCAGCTGCTGGAGCCAAGGCTCTCACCACTATCAACATTAATGGTGATAAAGCAGGAGCAGGGCATCTTTATTTCGAATTAAGTAAAGCAGCAGACAAAGATATAACTGTCACTTTTAAAGTAGACGAAGCTGCACTTACTGCTTACAATGAAGCCAACGGTACCTCTTATGTAATGTACCCAACCAACAAATTAACTTTAGAAAATGATGGTATTGTAACAATTCCCGCTGGAAAAAGAAAATCTGCTTCAGTTGAATTAAATATTTTATCAGGAGGTACAGTTGGATCAACATATGCCGTAGCCGTATCTGCGACAGCCTCTGATGGAATAAATATGGCTTCTAACAATCAGTCATATATTTATTTAGTGAAACCATTAGCCGCTATTCCCGATACTCAAAAAGGAGAAGTCAAAACGCTTTGTTATATCGAAGTAAATAATGAAAACATCCTGAATGTTGGGGAATATACAATGAAAGAAAGTGGTAAACCTTTTTTTGATGTAGTCAGTGTTTTTGCTGCAAATATCCGCTTAAATGCAGAAGGAAAACCATATATTCATTGTAATCCACAAGTTACTTTTGTATTAGAGAATGCTGATAAATTAATTCGTCCATTACAAGAAAAAGGAATTAAAGTCAATCTATCTATTTTAGGAGATCACACTCCTGCAGGCATGAGAAGTTTAGGAGATGAGGCAGCAAAAGACTTTGCTAAAGAATTAAAAGCTTATGTTGACATCTATGGATTCGACGGGATTGACTTCGATGACGAATACTCTGAATATGACAAAGTTCCGGGACATCCCGGACTAGTTCCAGCTTCACAAGAACAATATAGCCGTTTAGTATATGAATGTCGGAAAATAATGCCAAATACATCCTTAGGAATATATTGGTATCAAAGTGATGACTATCCTAGAGGAGATATTGAGGGAAAAACCGTCAACGAAATAGTAGATTATGCAGTCTATGGTATGTATGGTGGATGGAATCCTCTTTCTACAGATCTTTTAGAGAAAAAGAAACAATGTCCATATGCCATAAGACTATCTAATGGGATTTCTTACAACACTAGCTATTTAAACAACATCAAAGCAGATTGGGGATACTTTGCATTTTATGATTTACAAGCTTCTAAGATTTATGATACCAAAATCAGTGAAATTGGTAAGATTCTCTATAACGACGAAGTAGTTTGGAGTGGTCAGGTTTATGGAAGAACTGACTTTACATCCTCAGAAACTACCGCCCGCATTGACTATAAATATTACCTCGGCGAATGGGAGGTTACTTCTGGGACTTCTTTCAAATGGAACAATACATCTTGGAGCTCATGGGGTGGTACTATGAAATACACCATAAGAATTGAAGAAAATGTTAAAGATGAATCTTATTATGTATATGGTTGGGCTCCTCCTTATAATCAAATCACTGATAAATATCCGTTATTAATGAATTATATTGCGGAAACAGCTAGCTTAAGTATCCCAATTCCTCAAACGATCCATAAACCAGATGCAACAGACCCGCTTTTATGGCAGTTATGTCTTGGCACACTTGGAGACTCTAAACAAATTAATTCATGGAAAAGGGAAGATAAAGAAGGAACTATTGTGAGTTCATTCGGAAATGGCGAAAGGTTATACCTAGATCACCGCCCTGCTACTAATTCTCAATCTACCATGATTCCATTTTGTTCAAATGATAATGGAACTACTTGGCTGTATATTCATACCAATTTTGGTGACCAGCATCCTAAGAATAATTTTACGCTAAAAAAGAAGTAA